The Apibacter raozihei genome contains a region encoding:
- the porN gene encoding type IX secretion system ring subunit PorN/GldN has product MKYLIICITALISTGSFAQNILNAKSPEELREMRTERYDIVNGSDTISTQPTVLPYGYIEDKDILWSKVVWEIIDLNEKLNQPYYYSHDDVTATYVSLYDALFNGINSGQITEVYDDDNFTMKVAPENLKNKIQAVKESAWLQDIRASGVEPTQEEIAAGMDYFKTDTRSVKLIKIKGMWYIDKRLGQMKYRLLGIAPMGPDPQVLGSLAEASLLGYQGDNEMIDLFWIFYPGAREVLSSYTLFNPKNGSSSITYDDVLNARRFSSIIYKSQSEYGDGEISNYIPRDASAQLEESNRIKNEILQKENNMWNY; this is encoded by the coding sequence ATGAAATATCTAATAATTTGTATAACAGCCTTAATTAGCACAGGTTCATTTGCTCAAAATATTTTGAACGCAAAATCACCTGAAGAATTAAGAGAAATGAGAACGGAAAGGTACGATATAGTGAACGGTTCTGATACTATATCAACCCAACCAACTGTATTGCCTTATGGATACATTGAAGATAAGGATATTCTGTGGTCGAAAGTAGTATGGGAAATAATTGATTTAAATGAAAAGTTAAATCAACCTTATTATTATTCGCATGATGATGTGACAGCCACTTATGTATCTCTATACGATGCATTATTCAATGGAATAAATTCCGGACAGATTACAGAAGTGTACGATGATGACAATTTTACAATGAAAGTTGCCCCGGAAAATCTAAAAAACAAAATTCAGGCAGTAAAAGAGTCTGCTTGGCTACAGGATATTAGAGCTTCCGGTGTAGAACCAACACAAGAAGAAATTGCAGCCGGAATGGATTATTTCAAAACGGATACGCGTTCTGTAAAGTTAATTAAAATTAAAGGAATGTGGTATATAGATAAAAGGTTAGGACAAATGAAATACAGACTTTTAGGAATTGCTCCTATGGGACCAGATCCTCAAGTGTTAGGTTCATTGGCAGAAGCCTCTTTACTAGGATATCAGGGAGATAATGAAATGATAGATTTATTTTGGATCTTCTATCCAGGAGCCCGTGAAGTATTGTCTAGTTATACACTGTTTAATCCTAAAAATGGATCTTCCTCCATTACTTATGATGATGTGCTTAATGCCAGAAGATTTAGTTCTATCATTTATAAATCACAATCTGAATATGGAGATGGAGAAATATCCAATTATATTCCAAGAGATGCATCAGCTCAATTAGAAGAAAGTAATAGAATTAAAAACGAAATTCTGCAGAAAGAAAATAATATGTGGAATTATTAA